One window from the genome of Spirochaetota bacterium encodes:
- a CDS encoding DUF4062 domain-containing protein → MPGRIRHNVFIASTLSYLREAWMVVEGAVIAAGQFPILMERFAPSRHRTHDLVKQAIADADVFLLLLGSRGGTYTEVGQKTYSEHEYDCAVNFFNPILVFLPTEEKFQRDVSLSAITPDERYEIWTFRERILTNIS, encoded by the coding sequence ATGCCGGGAAGGATAAGGCACAATGTTTTCATTGCCTCGACACTTTCCTATCTTCGAGAGGCTTGGATGGTTGTGGAGGGAGCTGTAATTGCAGCGGGCCAGTTCCCTATACTTATGGAGCGATTCGCTCCTAGCCGCCATCGGACACATGATTTGGTTAAGCAGGCAATTGCAGACGCTGACGTCTTTCTCCTGTTGCTGGGCTCGCGAGGTGGAACGTATACGGAAGTTGGACAAAAGACATATTCTGAGCACGAGTATGACTGTGCGGTAAACTTCTTCAATCCCATACTTGTTTTCTTGCCCACTGAGGAAAAATTCCAGCGTGATGTCAGCTTATCCGCGATTACACCAGATGAAAGATACGAGATATGGACCTTTCGCGAGCGCATCTTAACAAATATTAGTTGA
- a CDS encoding transposase: MKSRSKFDKQFKIDSVELLDRSGKTTSEISEDLGIRPNLLSRWRRELRDNNGKAFPGRGIPRDEELYKLKKELEPIPVGQLLSM, translated from the coding sequence ATGAAATCAAGAAGCAAATTTGACAAACAATTTAAGATTGATTCAGTAGAGTTACTGGATAGAAGCGGTAAAACAACTAGTGAGATATCTGAAGATTTAGGGATAAGGCCTAATCTTTTATCAAGATGGAGAAGAGAATTAAGGGATAATAATGGGAAAGCATTTCCTGGTAGAGGTATTCCTCGAGATGAGGAATTATATAAGCTGAAGAAGGAATTAGAGCCTATTCCAGTAGGCCAGTTGCTCTCCATGTAA
- a CDS encoding group II intron maturase-specific domain-containing protein has product MRQKAKRWKMHLRSDKSLEDLSRMFSPVIRGWINYYGKFYKSALYATLQQLNRTLVRWAMRKFKELKGHRRRAEHWLGNVAIRQSQLFPHWQFGVKPTAG; this is encoded by the coding sequence ATGAGGCAAAAAGCCAAAAGATGGAAGATGCACCTCCGTAGTGATAAATCCCTTGAGGATCTGTCGAGAATGTTCAGCCCTGTAATAAGGGGTTGGATAAATTATTATGGCAAGTTCTACAAATCCGCGCTTTACGCGACGTTGCAGCAACTGAACAGAACATTGGTCAGGTGGGCAATGAGGAAATTTAAAGAGTTGAAAGGCCATAGGCGCAGAGCAGAGCATTGGTTGGGAAATGTTGCCATAAGACAATCTCAACTGTTTCCGCACTGGCAATTTGGCGTTAAACCAACGGCTGGATAA